Proteins from one Desmodus rotundus isolate HL8 chromosome 9, HLdesRot8A.1, whole genome shotgun sequence genomic window:
- the PPP1R9B gene encoding neurabin-2, which produces MMKTEPRGPGGPLRSASPHRSAYEAGIQALKPTDAPGPDDAPKATHHKKYGSNVHRIKSMFLQMGTTAGPPGEAGGGAGPTEAPRASERGVRLSLPRASSLNENVDHSALLKLGTSVSERVSRFDSKPAPSAQPAPPPHPPSRLQETRKLFERSVPAAAGGDKEAAARRLLRQERAGLQDRKLDVVVRFNGSTEALDKLDADAVSPTVSQLSAVFEKADSRTGLHRGPGLPRAVATGAAQVNSKLVSKRSRVFQPPPPPPAPSGDAPAEKERGPGGQQPPQHRVAPTRPPPKPREVRKIKPVEVEESGESEAEAAPGEVIQAEVTVHAALENGSTLATTASPAPEGQKAQAAPEKEAATVAAPERAVGNARAPDVAREEADESKKEDFSEADLVDVSAYSGLGEDSGGSALEEDDEDDEEDGEPPYEPESGCVEIPGLSEEEDPAPSRKIHFSTAPIQVFSTYSNEDYDRRNEDVDPMAASAEYELEKRVERLELFPVELEKDSEGLGISIIGMGAGADMGLEKLGIFVKTVTEGGAAHRDGRIQVNDLLVEVDGTSLVGVTQSFAASVLRNTKGRVRFMIGRERPGEQSEVAQLIQQTLEQERWQREMMEQRYAQYGEDDEETGEYATDEDEELSPTFPGGEMAIEVFELAENEDALSPVDMEPEKLVHKFKELQIKHAVTEAEIQQLKRKLQSLEQEKGRWRVEKAQLEQSVEENKERMEKLEGYWGEAQSLCQAVDEHLRETQAQYQALERKYSKAKRLIKDYQQKEIEFLKKETAQRRVLEESELARKEEMDKLLDKISELEGNLQTLRNSNST; this is translated from the exons ATGATGAAGACGGAGCCGCGGGGGCCCGGGGGTCCCCTCCGGAGCGCCTCGCCGCACCGCAGCGCCTATGAGGCAGGCATCCAGGCGCTCAAGCCGACCGACGCGCCCGGGCCCGACGATGCACCCAAGGCAACCCACCACAAGAAATATGGCTCCAACGTCCACCGCATCAAAAGTATGTTCCTGCAGATGGGCACCACGGCGGGGCCGCCGGGCGAGGCGGGCGGCGGCGCGGGCCCCACCGAGGCCCCGCGGGCGTCGGAGCGCGGCGTGCGCCTGTCGCTACCCAGGGCCAGCAGCCTGAACGAGAACGTGGACCACAGCGCCCTGCTCAAGCTGGGCACCAGCGTGTCCGAGCGCGTGAGCCGCTTCGACTCCAAGCCCGCGCCCTCCGCGCAGCCCGCGCCGCCGCCGCACCCGCCGTCCCGGCTGCAGGAGACGCGGAAGCTGTTCGAACGGAGCGTCCCGGCGGCCGCGGGCGGCGACAAGGAGGCGGCGGCGCGGCGGCTGCTGAGGCAGGAGCGCGCGGGCCTGCAGGACCGGAAGCTGGACGTCGTGGTGCGCTTTAACGGGAGCACTGAGGCTCTGGACAAGCTGGACGCCGACGCCGTGTCGCCGACGGTCAGCCAGCTCAGCGCCGTTTTTGAGAAGGCCGACTCGAGAACCGGCCTCCACCGCGGACCCGGGCTCCCTAGGGCCGTGGCCACCGGGGCTGCCCAGGTCAACTCGAAGCTGGTCAGTAAGAGGTCCCGGGTGTTCCAGCCGCCTCCTCCACCGCCCGCCCCGTCGGGGGATGCCCCGGCCGAGAAAGAGCGCGGCCCCGGAGGGCAGCAGCCCCCGCAGCACCGAGTGGCTCCCACCCGGCCGCCCCCCAAGCCCCGGGAGGTGCGCAAGATTAAGccggtggaggtggaggagagcgGGGAGTCGGAGGCCGAGGCGGCGCCCGGGGAAGTGATCCAGGCGGAGGTGACGGTCCACGCGGCCCTGGAGAATGGCAGCACCTTGGCAACCACAGCCAGCCCCGCACCCGAAGGGCAGAAGGCCCAAGCGGCCCCCGAGAAAGAGGCGGCGACAGTGGCGGCGCCTGAGAGAGCGGTGGGCAATGCCCGGGCCCCGGATGTGGCCCGGGAGGAGGCGGATGAGTCCAAGAAGGAGGACTTCTCGGAGGCAGACTTGGTGGACGTGAGCGCCTACAGTGGGCTGGGGGAGGACTCTGGGGGCAGTGCCCTGGAGGAAGACGATGAAGACGACGAGGAGGATGGGGAGCCTCCCTACGAGCCCGAGTCGGGGTGCGTGGAGATCCCGGGGCTGTCTGAAGAAGAGGACCCGGCCCCGAGCCGGAAGATCCATTTCAGCACAGCGCCCATCCAA GTGTTCAGCACCTACTCCAACGAGGACTACGATCGTCGAAACGAGGATGTGGATCCCATGGCGGCCTCTGCGGAGTATGAACTGGAGAAGCGGGTGGAGAGGCTGGAGCTGTTCCCTGTGGAGCTGGAGAAGG ACTCTGAGGGCCTGGGCATCAGCATCATCGGCATGGGGGCCGGGGCAGACATGGGCCTGGAGAAGCTGGGCATCTTCGTCAAGACTGTCACTGAGGGCGGCGCAGCCCATCGGGACGGCAG GATCCAGGTGAACGACCTCCTGGTGGAGGTGGATGGAACCAGTCTGGTGGGAGTGACCCAGAGCTTTGCAGCCTCTGTGCTCCGGAACACCAAGGGCCGAGTGCG GTTTATGATTGGCCGGGAGCGGCCTGGCGAGCAGAGCGAGGTGGCTCAGCTAATACAGCAGACCCTGGAACAGGAGCGATGGCAGCGGGAGATGATGGAGCAGAGATACGCCCAGTATGGGGAGGATGATGAGGAG ACAGGAGAGTATGCCACTGACGAGGATGAGGAGCTGAGCCCCACGTTCCCAGGCGGCGAGATGGCCATCGAGGTGTTTGAGTTGGCAGAGAATGAGGATGCCTTGTCCCCTGTCGACATGGAGCCTGAGAAGCTGGTGCACAAGTtcaaggag ctccAAATCAAGCATGCTGTGACTGAGGCGGAGATCCAGCAGCTGAAAAGAAAG CTGCAGAGCCTGGAGCAGGAGAAGGGCCGGTGGCGGGTGGAGAAGGCCCAGCTGGAGCAGAGTGTGGAGGAGAACAAGGAACGCATGGAGAAGCTGGAGGGCTACTGGGGCGAGGCTCAGAGCCTGTGCCAAGCTGTGGATGAGCACCTGCGGGAGACCCAGGCCCAGTACCAGGCCCTGGAGCGCAAGTACAGCAAGGCCAAGCGCCTCATCAAGGACTACCAGCAGAA GGAGATTGAATTCCTGAAAAAGGAGACTGCACAGCGCCGAGTTCTGGAGGAGTCGGAGCTGGCTAGGAAGGAGGAGATGGATAAGCTCCTGGACAAG ATCTCAGAACTGGAAGGAAACCTGCAAACACTGAGGAATTCCAATTCTACTTAA